TGGAGGTTCGCGGGGATCCCCTCCATCAGCGGGATCACGCGCTCCTCGGTGTCGTTGCTCGAGTTCTCCGAGTCGCCCGCGGCGAAGACGTACCGGTTCCAGTCGCTCCAGGGGTACTCCTCGTCGAGCACCGCGCCCGCGAGCTCGTAGGCCGAGGAGATCTTGGTGCCGCCGCCGGAGCGAATGCCGAAGAACTCCTCGCGCTCGACCCGCCAGGCCTCGGCGTCGTGGGCGATGTAGACGAACTCCGCGCGGTCGTACTTGCCCGTGAGATACCAGTCGAGCGGGGTGAAGGTCCGCTCGACGAGCTCGCGCTTGCGCTCGCGCATCGAGCCCGAGACGTCGCGGATGTTCACCACGACGACGTTCTTCTCCTGTTCTTCGACCACCTCGGGGTAGCGGTAGCGCTCGTCCTCCCGGCGGAACGGGACGTGGTCGATGCCCTCGCTCCGGATCCGGGCGGCGGTCCTCGTCTCCTCGACGTTCGCCTCCATCTCGTCGATGCTCGCCCACCGCGAGCGCTCGGCGGCCCCGAGTTTACCGTACTCGTCGTCGAGCCACGCGTGGCTCACCGGGAGGTGTCGCTCCCGCGCCCACCGGAAGACCCCCTCCGGGCCCATCCCGTCGACCCGGAGCGCCTCGCGAACGTAGTCGCGGTCGAAGTCCATCGCGAGCTTGCGCTTCAGCCCCTG
This genomic interval from Halococcus hamelinensis 100A6 contains the following:
- a CDS encoding DUF444 family protein, coding for DLEPKGKRVVEETEGDYTDVSRTGPNSTLDFERMFKQGLKRKLAMDFDRDYVREALRVDGMGPEGVFRWARERHLPVSHAWLDDEYGKLGAAERSRWASIDEMEANVEETRTAARIRSEGIDHVPFRREDERYRYPEVVEEQEKNVVVVNIRDVSGSMRERKRELVERTFTPLDWYLTGKYDRAEFVYIAHDAEAWRVEREEFFGIRSGGGTKISSAYELAGAVLDEEYPWSDWNRYVFAAGDSENSSNDTEERVIPLMEGIPANLHAYVETQPSGNAINATHAEEVERHFGEAANVAVAYVNGADDVVAAIETILNTEDEDNE